A DNA window from Panthera tigris isolate Pti1 chromosome X, P.tigris_Pti1_mat1.1, whole genome shotgun sequence contains the following coding sequences:
- the CAPN6 gene encoding calpain-6 — translation MGPPLKLFKNQKYQELKQECIKDGRLFCDPTFLPENDSLFYNRLLPGKVVWKRPQDICDDPRLIVGNISNHQLIQGRLGHKPMVSAFSCLAVQESHWTKTIPNHKEQEWDPRKLDKYAGIFRFRFWHFGEWTEVVIDDLLPTINGDLVFSFSTSMNEFWNALLEKAYAKLLGCYEALDGLTTTDIIVDFTGTLAETVDMQKGRYTELVEEKYKLFGELYKTFTKGGLICCSIESPNQEEQEVETDWGLLKGHTYTMTDIRKIRLGERLVEVFSTEKLYMVRLRNPLGRQEWSGPWSEISEEWQQLTVADRKNLGLVMSDDGEFWMSLEDFCRNFHELNVCRNVNNPIFGRKALESVVGCWTVDDDPLMNRSGGCYNNRDTFLQNPQYIFTVPEDGHKVIMSLQQKDLRTYRRMGRPDNYIIGFELFKVEMNRKFRLHHLYIQERAGTSTYIDTRTVFLSKYLKKGNYVLVPTMFQHGRTSEFLLRIFSEVPVQLRELTLDMPKMSCWNLARGYPKVVTQITVHSAEGLEKKYANETVNPYLIIKCGKEEVRSPVQKNTVHAIFDTQAIFYRRTTDIPIIVQVWNSRKFCDQFLGQVTLDADPSDCRDLKSLYLRKKGGPTAKVKQGHISFKVISSDDLTEL, via the exons GACATCTGTGATGACCCCCGTCTGATTGTGGGCAACATCAGCAACCACCAGCTAATCCAAGGGAGACTGGGGCACAAGCCGATGGTCTCTGCGTTTTCCTGTTTGGCTGTTCAGGAGTCTCACTGGACAAAG ACAATTCCCAACCATAAGGAGCAGGAATGGGACCCTCGGAAACTAGATAAATATGCTGGAATATTTCGCTTTCGTTTCTGGCATTTTGGAGAATGGACTGAGGTGGTGATTGATGACCTGTTGCCCACCATCAATGGGGATCTGGTTTTCTCCTTCTCCACTTCCATGAATGAGTTTTGGAATGCTCTACTGGAAAAGGCTTATGCAAA GCTGCTTGGTTGTTATGAAGCCCTCGATGGTCTGACCACCACTGATATCATTGTGGACTTTACTGGCACGTTGGCCGAAACTGTTGACATGCAGAAGGGAAGATACACTGAGCTTGTTGAGGAGAAGTATAAGCTGTTTGGGGAACTTTACAAAACATTTACCAAAGGAGGACTGATCTGTTGCTCCATTGAG TCTCCCAATCAGGAGGAACAAGAAGTTGAAACTGACTGGGGCCTACTGAAGGGCCATACCTACACCATGACTGACATTCGTAAGATCCGTCTTGGGGAGAGACTGGTGGAAGTCTTCAGTACTGAGAAACTGTATATGGTTCGCCTGAGGAACCCCTTGGGACGGCAGGAATGGAGCGGCCCCTGGAGTGAAAT CTCTGAAGAGTGGCAGCAACTGACTGTGGCCGATCGCAAGAACCTGGGGCTTGTTATGTCTGATGATGGAGAGTTTTG GATGAGCCTGGAGGACTTCTGCCGCAACTTTCATGAGCTGAATGTCTGCCGCAATGTGAACAACCCTATTTTTGGCCGCAAGGCGCTGGAATCGGTGGTGGGATGCTGGACTGTGGATGATGATCCCCTGATGAACCGGTCAGGAGGCTGCTATAACAACCGTGATACCTTCCTGCAGAATCCCCAG TACATCTTTACTGTGCCCGAGGATGGGCACAAGGTCATCATGTCACTGCAGCAGAAGGACCTGCGTACTTACCGCCGCATGGGAAGACCTGACAACTACATCATTGGCTTTGAGCTCTTCAAG GTGGAAATGAACCGCAAATTCCGCCTCCACCATCTGTACATCCAGGAGCGTGCTGGGACTTCCACCTATATCGACACTCGCACTGTGTTTCTGAGCAAGTACCTGAAGAAAGGCAACTATGTGCTTGTCCCCACCATGTTCCAACATGGCCGCACCAGCGAGTTTCTCCTGAGAATCTTCTCTGAAGTGCCCGTCCAGCTCAG GGAACTGACTCTGGACATGCCCAAGATGTCTTGCTGGAACCTGGCTCGTGGCTACCCGAAGGTGGTTACCCAGATCACTGTTCACAGCGCTGAGGGCCTGGAGAAGAAGTATGCCAATGAAA CTGTAAATCCATATTTGATCATCAAGTGTGGAAAGGAGGAAGTCCGTTCTCCTGTCCAAAAGAATACTGTTCATGCCATTTTTGACACCCAGGCCATTTTCTACAGAAGGACCACTGACATTCCTATTATAGTGCAG GTGTGGAACAGCCGAAAATTCTGTGATCAGTTCCTGGGGCAGGTTACTCTAGATGCTGACCCCAGTGACTGCCGTGATCTGAAGTCTCTGTACCTGCGCAAGAAAGGCGGTCCGACTGCCAAAGTCAAGCAGGGCCACATCAGCTTCAAGGTTATTTCCAGCGATGATCTCACTGAGCTCTAA